The following proteins come from a genomic window of Macadamia integrifolia cultivar HAES 741 chromosome 14, SCU_Mint_v3, whole genome shotgun sequence:
- the LOC122061662 gene encoding uncharacterized protein LOC122061662, with amino-acid sequence MDQRSIQHSVSRDSNPPPPPRASDYMTREQFDALQEKYNRMAEIMKKVSKIVSQKTGGATRGSHVQPEIVQEEDRTGSGARIILVSSEGLKIEYALQFDFSASNNEAEYEALIAGINLARALMVQELVVHSGSQLVVWQVNGDYEAKGQRMAEYLKVVRKKVATFKEFEVRQVPRAENASADALSQLTTSDFTDLGQPVYFKVLHQPSTESAQEVLPIGENGPSWMDAIIKYLKEGSPPRRQG; translated from the exons ATGGACCAGCGCTCGATCCAACATTCGGTGAGTAGAGacagtaatcctccaccccctcccaGGGCGTCGGATTACATGACTAGGGAGCAGTTCGACGCCCTTCAAGAGAAGTATAACCGAATGGCCGAGATAATGAAGAAGGTCTCCAAGAtcgtctctcagaagaccggtgGGGCAACGCGAGGCTCCCATGTCCAGCCAGAAATAGTTCAGGAGGAGGACCGAA CGGGAAGCGGAGCAAGGATCATACTAGTCAGCTCCGAAGGGCTCAAGATCGAGTATGCCCTACAGTTCGACTTcagtgcctccaacaatgaagctgagTACGAAGCactaatagccggaattaatctggcacgggctttgatggtgcAGGAGTTGGTGGTACACAGTGGCTCGCAGCTCGTGGTGTGGCAAGTAAATGGAGACTATGAAGCCAAGGGacagaggatggccgaatacttgaaggTGGTGCGAAAGAAAGTGGCAAccttcaaggagttcgaggtaaggcaggtgccgcGGGCGGAGAACGCCAGCGCTGATGCATTGTCGCAGTTGaccacctctgacttcacagACCTCGGACAACCAGTGTATTTTAAAGTATTACATCAGCCAAGCACCGAAAGTGCACAAGAGGTGTTACCCATTGGTGAGAACGgccctagctggatggatgccataatcaaGTACCTGAAGGAAGGGAGCCCTCCCCGAAGACAGGGATGA
- the LOC122060869 gene encoding glucan endo-1,3-beta-glucosidase-like isoform X2 → MEKTINATASAVSGLLFFLLTVNFFNGVQGSIGVNYGTVADNLPAPAEVARFLLQDTLINRVRLFDANPAILQAFAHTGVAITVTVPNEEIPDLTKLASARQWLKTNIIPYIPSTNIVRILVGNEILSTANKLFIANLLPSMENLHAALVEESLSHRIQVSTPHSLAILSSSSPPSTGKFRKGYDAVVLQPVLSFLRATGAPFMVNPYPFFGCSAETLDYALFQPNAGVLDSNTGHTYTNMLDAQLDAIFSAMKLVGFGDLEIVIAETGWPSIGDPAQVGVDAKSAAEYNGNLIRHVNSGIGTPLMPNRTFETYVFALFNEDLKPGPTCERNFGLFRPDMTPVYDAGILRHKNSASIPINPSPVVTPVSPMPSTGKQWCVPKSGVDPTILQNNIDYVCGLGIDCRPIQAGGDCFLPNTVQAHAAYAMNAYFQAMGRYAYDCDFAHTGAITTVDPSNGGCNY, encoded by the exons ATGGAGAAAACCATTAATGCCACTGCTTCAGCCGTCAGCggtctcctcttcttcctcctcacaGTTAATTTCTTCAACG GAGTACAAGGAAGCATTGGCGTCAACTATGGAACAGTTGCAGACAACCTTCCGGCACCGGCAGAGGTCGCACGGTTCCTCTTACAGGACACATTGATCAATCGAGTGAGACTCTTCGATGCTAATCCGGCGATCTTACAAGCTTTCGCTCACACCGGCGTGGCCATTACCGTTACGGTTCCTAACGAAGAGATACCTGACCTAACCAAGCTCGCCTCTGCTCGTCAATGGCTGAAAACCAACATTATCCCTTACATTCCTTCCACTAACATCGTTCGCATTCTCGTCGGTAACGAAATCCTATCGACGGCGAATAAACTCTTCATCGCGAACTTATTACCATCGATGGAGAATCTACACGCAGCTCTCGTCGAAGAGTCTCTCAGCCATCGGATCCAGGTCTCGACCCCACACTCACTAGCGATACTCTCATCATCTAGCCCTCCATCAACGGGGAAATTCCGGAAAGGTTACGACGCCGTTGTACTGCAGCCAGTGCTTAGCTTCTTAAGGGCTACAG GTGCGCCTTTCATGGTGAATCCGTATCCTTTCTTTGGCTGCTCTGCGGAAACGCTTGACTACGCATTGTTTCAGCCAAACGCTGGTGTGTTGGACAGTAACACAGGGCATACGTACACTAACATGTTAGATGCACAATTAGATGCTATTTTCTCGGCGATGAAGCTAGTTGGATTTGGAGATTTAGAGATTGTGATAGCTGAAACAGGGTGGCCGTCGATTGGGGATCCAGCGCAGGTTGGTGTTGACGCGAAAAGTGCAGCAGAGTATAATGGGAACCTGATCCGGCATGTGAACTCTGGGATCGGAACGCCTTTGATGCCTAATCGGACGTTTGAGACATACGTCTTTGCTCTCTTTAATGAAGATCTGAAACCGGGACCTACATGTGAGAGGAACTTTGGGCTTTTCCGGCCGGATATGACACCTGTATATGATGCTGGAATCCTAAGACATAAG AATTCGGCATCAATTCCCATAAACCCAAGCCCGGTGGTAACTCCCGTGAGTCCAATGCCATCTACAGGAAAGCAATGGTGCGTTCCAAAATCTGGTGTTGACCCAACTATTCTTCAGAATAATATTGACTATGTATGTGGGCTTGGCATTGATTGCCGGCCCATCCAAGCTGGAGGTGACTGCTTCTTGCCCAACACAGTCCAAGCCCATGCTGCTTATGCCATGAATGCCTATTTCCAAGCTATGGGTCGTTATGCTTATGATTGTGACTTTGCTCATACCGGAGCCATCACTACTGTTGATCCCA GTAATGGAGGCTGCAATTATTGA
- the LOC122060869 gene encoding glucan endo-1,3-beta-glucosidase-like isoform X1: protein MEKTINATASAVSGLLFFLLTVNFFNGVQGSIGVNYGTVADNLPAPAEVARFLLQDTLINRVRLFDANPAILQAFAHTGVAITVTVPNEEIPDLTKLASARQWLKTNIIPYIPSTNIVRILVGNEILSTANKLFIANLLPSMENLHAALVEESLSHRIQVSTPHSLAILSSSSPPSTGKFRKGYDAVVLQPVLSFLRATGAPFMVNPYPFFGCSAETLDYALFQPNAGVLDSNTGHTYTNMLDAQLDAIFSAMKLVGFGDLEIVIAETGWPSIGDPAQVGVDAKSAAEYNGNLIRHVNSGIGTPLMPNRTFETYVFALFNEDLKPGPTCERNFGLFRPDMTPVYDAGILRHKNSASIPINPSPVVTPVSPMPSTGKQWCVPKSGVDPTILQNNIDYVCGLGIDCRPIQAGGDCFLPNTVQAHAAYAMNAYFQAMGRYAYDCDFAHTGAITTVDPSKSSYLKFPSSFSFSLLYFLSFSFY from the exons ATGGAGAAAACCATTAATGCCACTGCTTCAGCCGTCAGCggtctcctcttcttcctcctcacaGTTAATTTCTTCAACG GAGTACAAGGAAGCATTGGCGTCAACTATGGAACAGTTGCAGACAACCTTCCGGCACCGGCAGAGGTCGCACGGTTCCTCTTACAGGACACATTGATCAATCGAGTGAGACTCTTCGATGCTAATCCGGCGATCTTACAAGCTTTCGCTCACACCGGCGTGGCCATTACCGTTACGGTTCCTAACGAAGAGATACCTGACCTAACCAAGCTCGCCTCTGCTCGTCAATGGCTGAAAACCAACATTATCCCTTACATTCCTTCCACTAACATCGTTCGCATTCTCGTCGGTAACGAAATCCTATCGACGGCGAATAAACTCTTCATCGCGAACTTATTACCATCGATGGAGAATCTACACGCAGCTCTCGTCGAAGAGTCTCTCAGCCATCGGATCCAGGTCTCGACCCCACACTCACTAGCGATACTCTCATCATCTAGCCCTCCATCAACGGGGAAATTCCGGAAAGGTTACGACGCCGTTGTACTGCAGCCAGTGCTTAGCTTCTTAAGGGCTACAG GTGCGCCTTTCATGGTGAATCCGTATCCTTTCTTTGGCTGCTCTGCGGAAACGCTTGACTACGCATTGTTTCAGCCAAACGCTGGTGTGTTGGACAGTAACACAGGGCATACGTACACTAACATGTTAGATGCACAATTAGATGCTATTTTCTCGGCGATGAAGCTAGTTGGATTTGGAGATTTAGAGATTGTGATAGCTGAAACAGGGTGGCCGTCGATTGGGGATCCAGCGCAGGTTGGTGTTGACGCGAAAAGTGCAGCAGAGTATAATGGGAACCTGATCCGGCATGTGAACTCTGGGATCGGAACGCCTTTGATGCCTAATCGGACGTTTGAGACATACGTCTTTGCTCTCTTTAATGAAGATCTGAAACCGGGACCTACATGTGAGAGGAACTTTGGGCTTTTCCGGCCGGATATGACACCTGTATATGATGCTGGAATCCTAAGACATAAG AATTCGGCATCAATTCCCATAAACCCAAGCCCGGTGGTAACTCCCGTGAGTCCAATGCCATCTACAGGAAAGCAATGGTGCGTTCCAAAATCTGGTGTTGACCCAACTATTCTTCAGAATAATATTGACTATGTATGTGGGCTTGGCATTGATTGCCGGCCCATCCAAGCTGGAGGTGACTGCTTCTTGCCCAACACAGTCCAAGCCCATGCTGCTTATGCCATGAATGCCTATTTCCAAGCTATGGGTCGTTATGCTTATGATTGTGACTTTGCTCATACCGGAGCCATCACTACTGTTGATCCCAGTAAGAGTTCTTATTTGaaattcccttcttctttttccttttctcttctttattttctttctttttccttttattaa